One Chloroflexota bacterium genomic window carries:
- the hemW gene encoding radical SAM family heme chaperone HemW, with amino-acid sequence MSDSLALFVFIPFCKIKCTYCDFNAYANLARVMEPYADAVAREIVRAKHSRDQLGQVQHFTLGEDILEQHDSANASPLHAKTIYFGGGTPSLVPVAHIEKILRACESAFAIAPDAEITLEANPGTLDADKLRALRALGVNRLSIGVQAFDDAALRRLNRGHTVADAFAMFDHARRAGFDNLNLDFIYGLPLQTLDDWRATLDRAIALAPEHLSLYALKVEEGTGLEHQIARGKYAKPDDDLAAEMYELAEDVLDAAGYAQYEISNWSLEVGNWKLDSRIPTSNLQPPSSNLQQPTPNFQSRHNLTYWRNEPYLGFGAGAHSYATGRRYWNVLSPVEYIARIARGDSAMAEHEIIDRAIEMAETMFLGLRLNEGVAFETFAQRFGENARDTYGKEMKELREVGLIEIDDVRVRLTRRGRLLSNEVFWRFLP; translated from the coding sequence ATGTCTGACTCTCTCGCGCTGTTCGTTTTCATTCCATTCTGCAAAATCAAATGCACGTACTGCGATTTCAACGCGTACGCGAATCTCGCGCGCGTGATGGAACCGTACGCGGACGCGGTGGCGCGCGAAATTGTAAGGGCGAAGCATTCGCGCGATCAATTGGGTCAGGTCCAGCACTTTACTCTTGGCGAGGATATTCTTGAGCAGCATGATTCTGCGAATGCTTCGCCCTTACACGCGAAAACCATTTATTTCGGCGGCGGCACGCCTTCGCTCGTGCCGGTCGCACACATCGAAAAAATCTTGCGCGCGTGCGAATCCGCGTTCGCGATTGCGCCCGACGCCGAGATCACGCTCGAAGCAAACCCTGGGACGCTCGACGCGGACAAACTGCGCGCTCTGCGCGCGCTCGGCGTGAATCGCCTCAGCATCGGCGTGCAAGCGTTCGACGATGCGGCGCTGCGCCGGTTGAATCGCGGGCACACCGTCGCCGATGCGTTCGCGATGTTCGACCACGCGCGACGCGCCGGCTTCGACAACCTCAATCTCGATTTCATCTACGGCTTGCCGCTCCAAACGCTCGACGATTGGCGTGCGACGCTCGACCGCGCGATTGCGCTCGCGCCGGAACATCTGTCGCTGTACGCGCTCAAGGTCGAAGAAGGCACGGGACTCGAACACCAAATCGCGCGCGGCAAGTACGCCAAGCCGGACGACGACCTCGCGGCGGAGATGTACGAACTGGCGGAGGATGTCCTGGACGCGGCAGGGTACGCGCAATACGAAATTTCGAATTGGAGTTTAGAGGTTGGAAATTGGAAATTGGATTCTCGAATTCCAACGTCCAACCTCCAACCTCCATCTTCTAACCTCCAACAGCCAACCCCCAACTTCCAATCGCGCCACAATCTCACCTACTGGCGCAACGAACCGTACCTGGGTTTTGGCGCGGGCGCGCATTCGTACGCGACCGGCAGACGGTACTGGAACGTGCTCTCGCCGGTCGAGTACATCGCACGTATCGCGCGCGGCGATAGCGCGATGGCGGAACACGAAATCATTGACCGCGCGATTGAAATGGCGGAGACGATGTTCCTGGGTCTGCGCCTCAACGAAGGTGTTGCGTTCGAAACGTTCGCGCAAAGATTTGGCGAGAACGCGCGCGACACGTATGGAAAGGAAATGAAGGAATTGAGGGAAGTGGGGTTGATCGAGATAGATGATGTGCGCGTGCGTTTGACGCGACGCGGACGCTTGCTATCGAATGAGGTGTTCTGGCGATTCTTGCCGTAA